The DNA segment AGTCACGACTTGGTCACTCCAATTTCTACTAAGTATTATTAATAAGATTAAGAAACTAGCAAGAATCAGTAAGCCTACTGTGTTTAAGTTATAAAGTAGGTTACCAAATGATGTGTACACAATGGCCATTGGAATATTCATTATAAATGATTGCTTCATATATTCTGTTACATTTTCTGATTTCTCCATGGCATAAAACGATAGAACATGAAAATGGACAAACGGAACTAATCGAAATAACGAGAGCTGCCATACATTTAGAGCGGGATCTTTCTTTAACACCTTTTCTTTTAATCTGGCTAGTCGTTTGTGAAGCCAAGGAACGTATGATAGCAATAGATAAAAACTAAGAGACGATCCCATTAAACCAACAAACGAATAAATTGATCCTAGCACTCCTCCAAAAAGAAATCCCCCGACGATACAAATAAGTAAGACAGGAATAAATAGCACCTGTCTAATCAAGTGAAACAGAATAAAGAAAAAAGGTCCCAGCCAACCTGCCTGTTCGATAAATTGAGTAATTGGTTCTACGTATTCTTTCAAGCTGCAACAAACTCCCCTCTTGCATACCTTATGCTTGTATTGCTCCCAGGATGAATAAAAGTAAACTAAGATGAACAAGCATTAGAATGGGGAGTCCGAGTGAAAATGTTAGATGCTTCGTTTTATGCCTACGTAAACGCATGCCAAGAAAGGAACCGAAAACGCCACCCAGTAATGCAATGCCAAGCAACGTTTTCTCCGGAGTTCTACGCATCTGTTTAATCGCTCTTTGTTTGTCTTGAGCCATACTATAATATCCAACAATGGACATTATAAAATAATAGATCAGCAGAATGGCTACTACTTCATACATGATACTCCCTCACCCTCTATAAAAGAAAAAAAGCGCAGTCAACAGACGGCGCTTTTCTCTTATCATTAACCTTTAAGGCTAGTTTTTGCTTTTTCAGCTAAAGCTGTGAAAGCAGCTTCATCATTCACTGCTAGATCAGCAAGCATTTTACGGTTCACGTTGATTTCAGCAAGCTTTAATCCGTGCATTAAACGGCTGTAAGACAAACCGTTGATGCGTGCAGCTGCGTTAATACGTGTGATCCAAAGCTTACGGAAATCACGTTTCTTTTGACGACGGTCACGGTAAGCATAAAGTAATGCTTTCATTACCTGTCCTTGTGCTGATTTGAATAACGTATGCTTAGAACCATAATATCCTTTAGCTAACTTTAAAACTTTCTTACGACGACGACGAGCGACATATCCGCCTTTTACTCTTGGCATCGCTAATCCCTCCTTTATAATCCAACCAGATCAATTATTTTTTGTACGTTAACATTTGACGAATGCGTTTGAAGTCTCCAGAGTGAACCATAGCTGACTTACGTAGCTTACGTTTTTGCTTTTGAGACTTGTTACGGAACATGTGGCTAGTAAAACCGTGTGAACGTTTTAGTTTGCCGCTCCCAGTACGTTTGAAACGCTTAGCAGCGCCTCGGTGTGTTTTCATTTTTGGCATGAATCTAATCCTCCTTTAATGTGGTTCAAGACAGGCTTTTATTTCTCCGCATTCGGAGCAAGCACAAGGAACATGCTACGGCCTTCCATTTTTGGTCTCGCTTCAATAGTGGCAATGTCTTCACACTCTTTAGCCAGACGTTCAAGAACGACACGACCAATTTGAG comes from the Alkalihalobacillus sp. FSL W8-0930 genome and includes:
- a CDS encoding VTT domain-containing protein, encoding MKEYVEPITQFIEQAGWLGPFFFILFHLIRQVLFIPVLLICIVGGFLFGGVLGSIYSFVGLMGSSLSFYLLLSYVPWLHKRLARLKEKVLKKDPALNVWQLSLFRLVPFVHFHVLSFYAMEKSENVTEYMKQSFIMNIPMAIVYTSFGNLLYNLNTVGLLILASFLILLIILSRNWSDQVVTR
- a CDS encoding DUF1294 domain-containing protein, which translates into the protein MYEVVAILLIYYFIMSIVGYYSMAQDKQRAIKQMRRTPEKTLLGIALLGGVFGSFLGMRLRRHKTKHLTFSLGLPILMLVHLSLLLFILGAIQA
- the rplT gene encoding 50S ribosomal protein L20, which gives rise to MPRVKGGYVARRRRKKVLKLAKGYYGSKHTLFKSAQGQVMKALLYAYRDRRQKKRDFRKLWITRINAAARINGLSYSRLMHGLKLAEINVNRKMLADLAVNDEAAFTALAEKAKTSLKG
- the rpmI gene encoding 50S ribosomal protein L35, translating into MPKMKTHRGAAKRFKRTGSGKLKRSHGFTSHMFRNKSQKQKRKLRKSAMVHSGDFKRIRQMLTYKK